One region of Centropristis striata isolate RG_2023a ecotype Rhode Island chromosome 3, C.striata_1.0, whole genome shotgun sequence genomic DNA includes:
- the dstyk gene encoding dual serine/threonine and tyrosine protein kinase, producing the protein MEGNVQQQKTTPLARELTRIFNSYNKHTIQLKKNLKETNGFFREIRQNYSNACASTTNSDSAYCESGQLSCISFPTHEEEFLRNTVGAAPYILVLGQDCAARYQLLNCLLGERLLPLGPEAGEACEGVQGTVCKRRKLCFTHGRQTRLSLALPGQYELVHQLAANCGRWDTVPREDLEIHEECEDPAHRLAELEITLHHPLLQETKVMVVPCPSVQPIEEALEDCTRSVIPIILYAINQDSLSAEQVAELWKVKEMLPFPICFIRIPDTIPAASPEPGRRAEKEKEKEREKSPLHKQLLSLGFLSSPTGNCSCGAPTQIPTPGAKPQSVLGEAFERLHRLLVPFTRQVLQNQQVEAANLLNGVHCRCLDLFINQAFDMQRDLQITPRRLEYTREKEGELFNSLMAIANRKQEEMKEMIVETLGSMKEQLLEDAANLEFTDIIVTTNGEPVTSKEIKSCIHQIQELIVVRLNQAVANKLISSVDYLRESFVGTLERCLNSLEKSNMDVSVHNITSNHLKQLLNAAYHVEVTFHSGSSVTRLFWEQIKQIIHRITFVNPPAITPEWKRKVAQDAIESLSAAKLARSICAQFRTRLNSSHEAFAASLRQLEEGHTGRLERTEDLWLRVRKDHAPRLARLSLESRSLRDVLLHGKPKLGRELGRGQYGVVYLCDSWGGHYPCALKSVVPPDDKHWNDLALEFHYTRSLPKHERLVDLHGSVIDYTYGGGSSIAVLLIMERLHRDLYTGLKAGLSLRERLQIALDVVEGIRFLHGQGLLHRDIKLKNVLLDKQNRAKITDLGFCKPEAMMSGSIVGTPIHMAPELFTGKYDNSVDVYAFGILFWYLCTGSVKLPEAFEKCSSKDQLWNNVKKGARPERLPTFDEECWQLMEACWNGDPSQRPLLGIVEPSLQSIVVRLCNCSEQKSSSLEDSN; encoded by the exons ATGGAGGGAAATGTACAGCAACAGAAAACGACTCCTTTAGCTCGGGAGCTGACGAGGATATTTAACAGCTACAACAAACACACCATACAGCTGAAGAAAAACCTGAAGGAGACTAATGGTTTCTTTCGGGAAATAAGGCAAAACTACAGCAATGCATGTGCATCCACCACAAACTCGGATTCAGCGTATTGCGAGTCAG GCCAGCTCAGCTGCATTTCTTTCCCCACCCATGAGGAAGAGTTTCTGCGCAACACTGTGGGCGCTGCCCCGTACATCCTGGTACTTGGCCAGGACTGTGCTGCCCGCTACCAGCTGCTCAACTGCCTTCTGGGGGAGAGGCTGCTGCCACTGGGCCCCGAGGCCGGAGAGGCTTGTGAAGGAGTCCAGGGTACTGTCTGCAAAAGGCGGAAGCTGTGTTTCACCCATGGGAGACAGACACGGCTCAGCTTAGCACTGCCTGGCCAGTATGAGCTGGTGCACCAGCTGGCGGCAAACTGTGGCCGCTGGGACACAGTACCCCGAGAAGACCTCGAGATCCATGAGGAATGTGAGGACCCGGCCCACAGGCTAGCAGAGCTGGAGATCACCCTGCATCACCCACTGCTACAG gAAACGAAGGTCATGGTGGTGCCTTGTCCGAGTGTCCAGCCAATAGAAGAGGCTTTGGAAGACTGCACCCGCAGCGTGATCCCCATCATACTCTACGCCATCAACCAAGACTCCTTAAGCGCAGAGCAGGTGGCGGAGCTCTGGAAGGTCAAAGAGATGCTCCCCTTTCCCATCTGTTTTATTCGGATCCCTGACACCATTCCAGCAGCCTCCCCAGAACCCGGCCGCCGTGCagagaaggaaaaggaaaaagagagggagaaaagccCCCTCCATAAGCAGCTACTCTCCCTCGGCTTCCTCAGTAGCCCGACAGGGAACTGCTCCTGTGGCGCCCCTACACAGATACCCACCCCGGGTGCTAAGCCCCAGAGCGTGCTGGGTGAGGCTTTCGAAAGGCTGCATCGGTTGCTGGTGCCTTTTACTCGCCAAGTGCTGCAAAACCAGCAGGTGGAGGCTGCCAACCTGCTTAATGGGGTTCACTGTCGCTGTCTAGATCTTTTCATCAACCAG GCCTTTGACATGCAGAGGGACCTGCAGATAACGCCGCGCAGGCTGGAGTACACCCGTGAGAAAGAGGGTGAACTCTTCAACTCCCTTATGGCCATCGCTAACCGAAAACAGGAAGAGATGAAGGAGATGATAGTGGAAACGCTGGGCAGCATGAAAGAACAGCTGCTGGAGGATGCTGCCAACCTGGAGTTTACAG ACATCATTGTAACAACTAATGGAGAACCCGTTACATCGAAGGAGATCAAATCTTGCATCCACCAGATCCAGGAGTTGATAGTGGTTCGTCTGAATCAGGCCGTGGCCAATAAGCTGATCAGTTCTGTGGACTATCTGAGGGAGAGCTTCGTAGGAACTCTGGAGCGATGTCTCAACAGTCTGGAGAAGTCAAACATGGATGTCTCTGTCCACAATATCACTTCCAATCACCTCAAACAG TTATTAAATGCTGCCTATCATGTGGAGGTCACCTTTCATTCAGGATCCTCTGTCACGAGACTCTTCTGGGAGCAAATCAAACAG ATAATCCACAGGATAACGTTTGTGAACCCTCCCGCCATCACTCCAGAGTGGAAGCGGAAAGTGGCCCAGGACGCCATAGAAAGTCTCAGTGCTGCCAAACTGGCCAGAAGCATCTGCGCCCAGTTCAGAACCCGCCTCAACAGCTCCCATGAGGCCTTTGCAGCATCTCTGCGCCAG CTGGAGGAAGGGCACACGGGGCGTCTGGAGCGCACTGAGGACCTGTGGCTGCGTGTGAGGAAGGACCACGCCCCTCGGCTGGCCCGCCTGTCTCTGGAGAGCCGCTCCCTCAGGGACGTGCTGCTGCATG GCAAGCCTAAGCTCGGGCGGGAGTTGGGTCGTGGTCAGTATGGAGTTGTGTACCTATGTGACAGTTGGGGAGGACACTACCCATGCGCCTTAAAGTCCGTGGTACCGCCTGATGATAAACACTGGAACGACCTGGCTTTGGAGTTTCACTACACGAG GTCCCTGCCCAAGCATGAGCGGCTGGTCGACCTGCATGGCTCTGTGATCGATTATACTTACGGAGGTGGCTCCAGCATCGCTGTGCTGCTCATCATGGAGCGGCTGCACAGAGACCTCTATACAGGCTTAAAG GCCGGTTTATCACTGAGGGAGAGACTTCAGATCGCTCTGGATGTGGTGGAGGGGATCCGCTTTCTGCATGGTCAGGGCCTCTTGCACAGAGACATAAAGCTTAAGAATGTTCTG TTGGACAAACAAAATCGTGCGAAGATCACAGACCTGGGTTTCTGTAAACCAGAGGCCATGATGTCTGGCAGCATTGTTGGAACGCCCATCCACATGGCTCCAGAGCTGTTTACAG GAAAGTACGATAACTCCGTGGATGTTTACGCCTTTGGGATCCTTTTCTGGTACCTCTGCACTGGTTCAGTCAAACTCCCAGAAGCCTTTGAGAAATGCTCCAGTAAAGACCAGCTCTGgaataatgttaaaaaag GAGCCCGACCCGAGCGGTTGCCCACTTTCGATGAGGAATGCTGGCAGCTGATGGAGGCCTGCTGGAACGGGGATCCTTCCCAGAGGCCCCTGCTCGGCATCGTGGAGCCCAGCCTGCAAAGCATCGTGGTCCGGCTCTGCAACTGCTCGGAACAGAAAAGCAGCAGCCTCGAGGACTCAAACTGA